The nucleotide sequence CAGCTCGAGGCTACCTTGCTTGCACGCATGGAAGACTAACCACAGGGGGATGCGCGCGCAAGCAATTCGCGCCACAATGGCGCCGGCACAATCAGTCGGGGGCCGTCTCGTCGGTCCGTTCATCAGGGAGCGCCGAGCCATAGTCCGCCACATCCGTACGGAGTCAGGACGCGAATGGGCCGCGTACCTGGAATCCGCCATGCGGAGCTCCGGCCTGACCCAGGCCGAGCTCGCCCGGCGCAGCGGCCTCGCCGAGTCCATGGTGTCGCGCTGGCTGCGCGGGCTGAACCAGCCCGACGTCCCGAACCTGCGGCGCGTGCGCCCCGTGCTGGGCGTCCCGATGCTGGAGCTCATCGTCGCGGCCGGCTACCTCAGCCTCGAGGAGGCCGAGCTGCAGGACGCGCCCGTGCCGCCGGCACCGGTCCAGGTCGGCATCTCGACCGAGGGACTGACCACCGACCAGGTCCGCCAGCTCGAGGACTTCGTCACATTCCTGCGCGCGCAGAACGGCCCGCGCGCCGTCGAGTCGATCGCGCCGGCTCCGGAGGCACCCGCCGAGCCGCTGCGCTACGCGGCGTACGGCGGAGCCAAGCTGAGCCAGGATCAGCAGGCCAGAGTGCGTGAACAGGCCCGGTTGGCCCGGGAGGAGGCGGCCCGGTCCGGCCGGCAGGTCGTGTTCCTCGACGAGCAGGACGACCAGCGCCGCTGAGCCGGACGACGGAGCGACCGGGCACCCCCACGCCAGGGCTTGGTACCCCGGGCTCTGGTGTGGTTTCGTAGTCGGGCGACTCCTCTCGTCATGCCCACATC is from Mycobacteriales bacterium and encodes:
- a CDS encoding helix-turn-helix transcriptional regulator; amino-acid sequence: MRSSGLTQAELARRSGLAESMVSRWLRGLNQPDVPNLRRVRPVLGVPMLELIVAAGYLSLEEAELQDAPVPPAPVQVGISTEGLTTDQVRQLEDFVTFLRAQNGPRAVESIAPAPEAPAEPLRYAAYGGAKLSQDQQARVREQARLAREEAARSGRQVVFLDEQDDQRR